A genomic region of Stegostoma tigrinum isolate sSteTig4 chromosome 13, sSteTig4.hap1, whole genome shotgun sequence contains the following coding sequences:
- the LOC125458329 gene encoding protocadherin-10-like translates to MTNTPTSNAFLIFLSCVCHLVFGQICYSTPEEMERGAFVGNIAEDLRLNIWELSTRRFRLVSDDIRQYIEVNMENGKLFTNKKIDREEICRQNPTCSFTFQIALKDPTEMHPVEVEIIDVNDNSPSFEKAEYSLRISELIATGARFPLESAHDPDVGTNTISTYHISANGHFAVKVQSMRDGSKSAELLLEKPLDRERQSTFHLTLTAIDGGVPHRSGTAQIIINVVDANDNAPTFDQEIYRAKVPENAAKGTLVIKLKAADLDEGTNAELTYSFTNHVTKRNRALFTLHPRTGEIRVQGTLDFEESPVCDLDIQAVDNAPPGLSGRCKVVVDIIDINDNAPELDVTLVSSAVQEDTPPGSVIALMSVTDLDSSKYGKVQCQIQGNIPFKLEHPVVNSYKLITGDVLDRETVSLYNITISAWDGGSPPLTTSKVVTVSVTDINDNAPRFTQSSYNVYLMENNIPGISIFAVTALDIDLGRNGEVFYSILGGQSQEQSASVYVTINSKTGNIYPLRSFDYEQMKHFKIQIQAQDGGSPPLSSTASVNVIILDQNDNPPVITSPLTWNDSATMEISSQSVYPGYLVTKVLATDADSGQNARLSYQFVEATGRNLFTVGLLSGEIRATRHLNDKDRITEKLVICVKDNGQPSLSSTATIVVSILSNITEQSLDGTNKPLQPEYFSYLNRYLIIIFGSTSFLFLITIILLVTLKLKQGSRINGNYNSNARCHDRRNSTDVFNRGYATNEPINYTVPCQTEGYRYTVCLSPESSKSDFLFLKPCHPTLPFNNLGSQETGTRK, encoded by the coding sequence ATGACGAATACGCCGACGAGCAACGCGTTTTTGATTTTCCTGTCGTGCGTTTGCCATCTGGTTTTTGGACAAATCTGCTACTCAACTCCCGAGGAGATGGAGCGTGGGGCCTTTGTTGGGAATATCGCCGAGGATTTAAGGCTAAACATTTGGGAATTATCGACTCGCAGATTTCGGCTGGTCTCCGACGACATAAGGCAATATATAGAGGTAAACATGGAAAATGGCAAATTATTTACTAATAAAAAAATAGACAGAGAAGAGATTTGTAGAcaaaatcccacctgctccttTACTTTTCAAATAGCGCTCAAGGACCCCACGGAAATGCATCCTGTCGAAGTCGAGATTATAGACGTAAATGATAATTCGCCCAGTTTTGAGAAGGCAGAATATTCGTTGCGGATCAGCGAGTTAATTGCAACAGGGGCGCGTTTCCCCCTCGAAAGTGCGCACGATCCCGATGTGGGCACAAATACAATCAGCACTTACCATATCAGTGCGAATGGGCACTTCGCTGTCAAAGTGCAGTCGATGAGAGATGGGAGTAAAAGTGCCGAGCTGTTATTAGAGAAACCACTAGATCGTGAGCGGCAGTCGACATTTCATCTTACACTGACAGCCATTGATGGCGGGGTTCCTCACAGATCTGGCACAGCACAGATTATCATCAACGTGGTAGACGCAAACGATAACGCACCTACGTTCGACCAAGAAATCTACAGAGCGAAAGTACCAGAAAACGCCGCCAAAGGTACATTGGTCATAAAACTTAAAGCTGCTGATTTGGATGAAGGTACCAATGCTGAACTGACGTACTCTTTCACTAATCATGTTACTAAAAGGAATCGCGCGTTGTTCACCTTGCATCCGAGAACTGGAGAGATCAGAGTTCAAGGAACATTGGATTTTGAAGAATCACCTGTTTGCGATCTTGACATACAAGCTGTCGATAACGCTCCGCCTGGATTGTCCGGACGTTGCAAAGTTGTGGTTGACATTATTGATATTAATGATAATGCCCCCGAATTAGACGTGACTTTGGTGTCAAGTGCGGTGCAAGAAGACACTCCTCCAGGGTCTGTGATAGCACTAATGAGTGTAACGGATCTTGACTCCAGTAAATATGGCAAAGTTCAGTGCCAGATTCAAGGGAATATTCCGTTTAAGCTCGAACACCCTGTGGTGAACAGTTATAAGTTGATTACAGGAGACGTTCTCGATCGGGAAACGGTGTCACTCTATAACATTACCATTTCAGCCTGGGATGGAGGCTCGCCTCCACTAACCACAAGCAAAGTTGTAACAGTTTCGGTAACTGATATAAATGACAACGCACCGAGGTTTACACAATCCTCATATAACGTGTATCTGATGGAGAACAATATTCCAGGCATATCCATATTCGCTGTTACGGCGCTAGACATTGACTTGGGTAGGAACGGAGAagtattctattctattctgggAGGTCAATCGCAAGAACAGTCTGCGTCTGTTTACGTCACGATTAACTCCAAAACGGGCAACATATACCCACTGCGCTCCTTTGATTATGAGCAAATGAAGCATTTCAAGATCCAAATTCAAGCCCAGGATGGTGGATCACCACCATTGAGCAGCACTGCTAGTGTCAATGTAATAATTTTAGATCAAAATGATAATCCGCCGGTTATCACTTCTCCTTTAACGTGGAACGATTCTGCAACGATGGAGATTTCGTCCCAGTCCGTATATCCAGGTTACTTGGTCACCAAGGTTCTAGCAACAGATGCCGATTCCGGCCAAAACGCACGGCTGTCCTACCAATTTGTAGAGGCTACTGGTCGCAATTTGTTTACCGTAGGCCTTCTCTCTGGCGAAATTAGAGCAACACGGCACTTAAACGACAAAGACAGAATAACAGAAAAACTGGTAATCTGTGTGAAGGACAATGGACAGCCGAGTCTCTCCAGTACGGCCACAATCGTGGTTTCAATTTTATCTAATATTACTGAGCAATCTTTGGATGGAACTAACAAACCTTTGCAGCCTGAGTACTTTTCTTATTTGAATCGTTATTTGATTATCATTTTTGGATCAACTTCCTTTCTGTTTCTTATAACAATTATTCTTCTCGTGACTTTGAAGTTGAAGCAAGGAAGTCGTATTAATGGAAACTATAATTCTAATGCACGTTGTCACGACCGTAGGAATTCGACAGATGTCTTTAATCGGGGATACGCAACAAACGAGCCAATTAACTATACTGTACCTTGTCAGACTGAAGGATATCGCTACACAGTGTGTTTATCACCAGAATCATCGAAAAGTGATTTTTTATTTCTAAAGCCCTGCCATCCTACTTTGCCTTTTAACAACCTGGGTAGCCAGGAAACCGGAACAAGAAAATAA